Proteins encoded together in one Catellatospora citrea window:
- a CDS encoding putative bifunctional diguanylate cyclase/phosphodiesterase, whose amino-acid sequence MSARKVMAWYGAWMAVLAALFYALPGWHIPLWSAIGLSSAGAIVYGLYRYRPRRWSPWFWIIAGLLLLSAGDTLYNVMTDVLGRVNPFPSPADMLYLAMYPAATIGLLGLSKAGAASRDRTVPLDALIVTAGLGLLSWIFLISPQILNQDLTMSQRLVSVAYPLGDILILATVGRLISVVPFSPTVALLTVGSIGLLAADVLYGLVQLHGYWTVGGPVDLGWIVFYACWGAAALHPSMADLTTPRVVRPREMRAMHQALLTLFVLIPLAVLVVGVGQDRLRYPMVIVAFVVTTVLLVLIRLFGVINSYRGNTIRTSGIRASNAALMSATTVEGVTWALKRTAERLLPPGSDYRVAMVMNDGTAPELFQPAPTTMGSRLRFTKSLPPDIATQMGDFEITMICPLALEDRPTGDPHIGMLLISSDENSLSYLQLPMELVAAQAALAIERIMLSNEITRHNSERYFRTLVHNTSDVILIVEPDGGRIRYASPSAPTVFGTAELPGKNLSQLIDSPHHTLVADLFRLAAAEDETVDTADWTVLRPDGTAVQTEVSCRDLRDEPTVNGLVVTLRDVTEQRRMESELTHLAYHDSLTGLANRVRFAERISQAIARADADGSVVGVLFIDLDDFKVVNDTLGHEHGDRLLRAVGERLAGVLRADDVAARLGGDEFAALIEGAPDAATIDEVADRIVAALAEPFTIDDRLVSGIASIGIATSADARSAPELLRQADLALYVAKGEGKGQWRRYLPDLHTAIVERLELRTELDQAIAGKEFTVEFQPIVELRTGITAGYEALVRWNHPTRGRLLPGEFIEVAEESGQIVAIGDQVLRAAVAEAARWQREAGPTSVPYVSINVSARQFRTPGFVASLHETLAEEGLPPHQLMLEITESLLLRDDDGVWEDLTELRTTGIRVAIDDFGTGYSSLSYLRHVPLDVVKIDRLFTSTIASSAQQAALVDGIVRLAHTLGLQVIAEGIERTVERDLLSRIGCRYGQGFLFARPLTSEQAISFITEQKVAA is encoded by the coding sequence GTGTCAGCCCGCAAAGTGATGGCCTGGTACGGAGCCTGGATGGCCGTCCTGGCGGCACTGTTCTATGCCCTGCCGGGCTGGCACATCCCGCTGTGGAGCGCGATCGGCCTGAGCAGCGCCGGGGCGATCGTCTACGGCCTGTACCGCTACCGCCCGCGCCGCTGGTCGCCGTGGTTCTGGATCATCGCGGGCCTGCTGCTGCTCTCCGCCGGGGACACGCTGTACAACGTCATGACCGACGTGCTCGGCCGGGTCAACCCGTTCCCGTCCCCGGCCGACATGCTCTACCTCGCGATGTATCCCGCGGCCACGATCGGCCTGCTCGGCCTGTCGAAGGCGGGCGCGGCCAGCCGGGACCGCACCGTCCCCCTGGACGCACTGATCGTCACGGCCGGACTGGGCCTGCTCTCTTGGATCTTCCTGATCAGCCCGCAGATCCTCAACCAGGACCTGACCATGAGCCAGCGCCTGGTCTCCGTCGCCTACCCGCTGGGCGACATCCTCATCCTGGCGACCGTGGGCCGATTGATCTCCGTGGTGCCGTTCAGCCCCACGGTGGCGCTGCTGACCGTGGGCTCGATCGGGCTGCTGGCCGCCGACGTCTTGTACGGCCTGGTCCAGCTGCACGGCTACTGGACCGTCGGCGGCCCGGTCGACCTGGGCTGGATCGTCTTCTACGCCTGCTGGGGCGCGGCCGCGCTGCACCCCTCGATGGCCGACCTGACCACGCCGCGCGTGGTCAGACCCCGCGAGATGCGCGCGATGCACCAGGCGCTGCTGACCCTGTTCGTGCTCATCCCGCTCGCGGTGCTGGTGGTCGGCGTGGGTCAGGACCGGCTGCGCTATCCGATGGTCATCGTCGCCTTCGTGGTGACCACGGTGCTCCTGGTGCTGATCCGGCTGTTCGGCGTGATCAACAGCTATCGCGGCAACACCATCCGCACCAGCGGCATCCGGGCCAGCAACGCCGCGCTCATGTCGGCGACCACGGTCGAGGGCGTCACCTGGGCGCTCAAACGCACCGCCGAACGGCTGCTGCCGCCAGGCTCGGACTACCGCGTCGCCATGGTGATGAACGACGGCACCGCGCCTGAGCTGTTCCAGCCCGCGCCCACCACGATGGGTTCGCGGCTGCGCTTCACCAAGTCGCTGCCCCCGGACATCGCGACGCAGATGGGCGATTTCGAGATCACCATGATCTGCCCGCTGGCGCTGGAGGACCGGCCCACCGGCGACCCGCACATCGGCATGCTGCTGATCTCCTCGGACGAGAACTCGCTCAGCTACCTGCAACTGCCGATGGAGCTGGTCGCCGCGCAGGCCGCCCTCGCCATCGAGCGGATCATGCTGAGCAACGAGATCACCCGGCACAACAGCGAGCGCTACTTCCGCACCCTGGTGCACAACACCTCGGACGTGATCCTGATCGTCGAACCGGACGGCGGGCGCATCCGGTACGCGAGCCCGTCCGCGCCCACCGTCTTCGGCACCGCGGAACTGCCCGGCAAGAACCTCTCCCAGCTGATCGACAGCCCGCACCACACCCTGGTGGCCGACCTGTTCCGGCTGGCCGCGGCCGAGGACGAGACCGTCGACACCGCCGACTGGACCGTGCTGCGCCCCGACGGCACGGCCGTGCAGACCGAGGTCTCCTGCCGAGACCTGCGCGACGAACCGACCGTCAACGGCCTGGTGGTGACCCTGCGCGACGTCACCGAGCAGCGCCGGATGGAGTCCGAGCTGACCCACCTGGCGTATCACGACTCGCTCACCGGCCTGGCCAACCGGGTGCGCTTCGCCGAGCGCATCAGCCAGGCCATCGCCCGCGCCGACGCCGACGGCTCCGTCGTCGGCGTGCTCTTCATCGACCTCGACGACTTCAAGGTGGTCAACGACACCCTGGGCCACGAGCACGGGGACCGGCTGCTGCGCGCGGTCGGCGAGCGGCTGGCCGGGGTCCTGCGGGCCGACGACGTGGCGGCCCGGCTCGGCGGCGACGAGTTCGCCGCGCTGATCGAGGGCGCCCCGGACGCGGCCACCATCGACGAGGTCGCCGACCGGATCGTGGCCGCGCTGGCCGAGCCGTTCACCATCGACGACCGGCTGGTCTCCGGCATCGCCAGCATCGGCATCGCCACCAGCGCCGACGCCCGCAGCGCGCCGGAGCTGCTGCGCCAGGCCGACCTGGCGCTGTACGTCGCCAAGGGCGAGGGCAAGGGCCAGTGGCGTCGTTACCTGCCCGACCTGCACACCGCCATCGTCGAGCGGCTGGAGCTGCGCACCGAGCTGGACCAGGCGATCGCCGGCAAGGAGTTCACCGTCGAGTTCCAGCCCATCGTCGAGCTGCGCACCGGCATCACCGCCGGGTACGAGGCGCTGGTCCGGTGGAACCACCCCACCCGCGGCCGGCTGCTGCCGGGCGAGTTCATCGAGGTCGCCGAGGAGTCGGGGCAGATCGTGGCGATCGGTGACCAGGTGCTGCGCGCTGCCGTCGCCGAGGCGGCGCGGTGGCAGCGCGAGGCCGGACCGACCTCGGTGCCGTACGTCAGCATCAACGTCTCCGCCCGCCAGTTCCGCACCCCGGGTTTCGTGGCCAGCCTGCACGAGACCCTGGCCGAGGAGGGCCTGCCGCCGCACCAGCTCATGCTGGAGATCACCGAGAGCCTGCTGCTGCGCGACGACGACGGGGTCTGGGAGGACCTCACCGAGCTGCGCACCACGGGCATCCGGGTGGCCATCGACGACTTCGGCACCGGCTACTCGTCGCTGAGCTACCTGCGCCACGTGCCGCTGGACGTGGTGAAGATCGACCGGCTGTTCACCAGCACCATCGCCTCGTCGGCGCAGCAGGCGGCACTGGTCGACGGCATCGTCCGGCTGGCCCACACGCTCGGCCTGCAGGTGATCGCCGAGGGCATCGAGCGCACCGTCGAACGCGACCTGCTGTCGCGCATCGGCTGCCGCTACGGCCAGGGCTTCCTGTTCGCCCGCCCGCTCACCAGCGAGCAGGCCATCAGCTTCATCACCGAGCAGAAGGTGGCGGCATGA
- a CDS encoding aminotransferase class I/II-fold pyridoxal phosphate-dependent enzyme, protein MTKASAHMPDAHKVPSTDQLDRLRAQTPMYDAVIEEVDGRRIRIGDRWLIDFASCNYLGFDLDPDIIAAGEAAVRRWGTHPGWSRLLGNPRLYPEIEQRLTDLLGAPDTLVLPTITHIHMSVLPALVGGGAVFVEAGAHKTIYDGGSYARGLGAQLYRWRADDPDELVRLLRSADADHPRVVCLDGVNSMTGNIPDLPALAAICREWGALLYVDDAHGFGVIGERGDGAATPYGSRGNAVVRHCGQTYDDVVLVGGFSKAYSALLAFVAVPTAVKEHLKLAAPPYLYSGPSPVHSLAAVLAGFDVNEARGEQLRTVLHRLTARVLAHLRSLDVHTPNRHQTPVIELPLSPGYDLADVADLLWRRGVYVTLAAYPLVPRGQVGFRVQLTSAHTDEQVDHLNAVLTELDGRGALRRALA, encoded by the coding sequence ATGACGAAGGCGTCGGCGCACATGCCGGATGCGCACAAGGTCCCCTCGACCGACCAGCTCGACCGGCTGCGCGCGCAGACCCCGATGTACGACGCCGTCATCGAGGAGGTCGACGGGCGGCGCATCCGGATCGGCGACCGCTGGCTGATCGACTTCGCCTCCTGCAACTACCTCGGCTTCGACCTGGACCCGGACATCATCGCGGCGGGCGAGGCGGCCGTCCGCCGCTGGGGCACCCATCCGGGCTGGTCACGGCTGCTGGGCAACCCGCGGCTCTACCCCGAGATCGAGCAGCGCCTGACCGACCTGCTCGGCGCGCCCGACACGCTGGTGCTGCCGACCATCACCCACATCCACATGTCGGTGCTGCCCGCGCTGGTCGGCGGCGGCGCGGTGTTCGTCGAGGCCGGCGCGCACAAGACGATCTACGACGGCGGCTCGTACGCCCGCGGGCTGGGCGCGCAGCTCTACCGCTGGCGCGCCGACGATCCCGACGAGCTGGTGCGGCTGCTGCGCTCGGCCGACGCCGACCATCCCCGGGTGGTCTGCCTCGACGGCGTGAACAGCATGACCGGCAACATCCCGGACCTGCCCGCGCTGGCCGCGATCTGCCGCGAGTGGGGCGCGCTGCTCTACGTCGACGACGCGCACGGCTTCGGCGTGATCGGCGAGCGCGGCGACGGGGCGGCCACGCCGTACGGGTCGCGCGGCAACGCGGTGGTGCGCCACTGCGGGCAGACGTACGACGACGTGGTGCTGGTCGGCGGGTTCTCCAAGGCGTACTCGGCGCTGCTGGCGTTCGTGGCGGTGCCGACCGCGGTGAAGGAGCACCTGAAACTGGCCGCCCCGCCCTACCTCTACTCCGGACCGTCGCCGGTGCACTCGCTGGCCGCGGTGCTGGCCGGGTTCGACGTCAACGAGGCCCGCGGCGAGCAGCTGCGCACCGTGCTGCACCGGCTGACGGCCCGGGTGCTGGCGCACCTGCGGTCGCTGGACGTGCACACCCCCAACCGGCACCAGACGCCGGTGATCGAGCTGCCGCTGTCGCCCGGCTACGACCTGGCCGACGTGGCCGACCTGCTCTGGCGGCGCGGCGTGTACGTGACGCTGGCCGCGTACCCGCTGGTGCCGCGGGGCCAGGTCGGCTTCCGGGTGCAGCTGACCTCCGCGCATACCGACGAACAGGTCGACCACCTCAACGCGGTGCTGACCGAGCTCGACGGCCGCGGCGCCCTCCGCCGCGCCCTCGCCTGA
- a CDS encoding DUF309 domain-containing protein, protein MSAAADRDRDGAGRARNARPRDELGRPLPRGAAGVPTTPDELRLTPDEALAQAQELLTAGRAFHAHEVLEGAWKAAPEPERELWRGLAQLAVGLTHARRGNATGAARLLTRAADRIEEYAAAPPHQVAVTGLVAWSRALAARIGQDGLDRLGPDALVPRLRDER, encoded by the coding sequence ATGAGCGCAGCCGCCGATCGGGATCGTGACGGCGCGGGCCGGGCGCGCAACGCCCGCCCCCGTGACGAGCTGGGCCGACCCCTGCCCCGCGGTGCCGCAGGCGTGCCGACCACTCCGGACGAGCTGCGGCTCACCCCGGACGAGGCGCTGGCGCAGGCGCAGGAACTGCTCACCGCGGGGCGCGCGTTCCACGCGCACGAGGTGCTGGAAGGCGCATGGAAAGCCGCGCCCGAACCCGAGCGTGAGCTGTGGCGCGGTCTCGCCCAGCTCGCGGTGGGCCTCACCCACGCCCGTCGCGGCAACGCGACCGGCGCGGCCAGGCTGCTGACCCGCGCCGCCGACCGCATCGAGGAGTACGCCGCAGCGCCGCCGCACCAGGTCGCGGTCACCGGCCTGGTCGCCTGGTCCCGGGCGCTGGCCGCCCGCATCGGGCAGGACGGCCTGGACAGGCTCGGCCCGGACGCGCTCGTCCCCCGCCTGCGCGACGAGCGCTGA
- a CDS encoding RCC1 domain-containing protein: MRLPSQHRRVIGVVALGALLALTGGTPTTAAPEDRGAPALRPAMAWGDNGSGRLGDGTGQQRDTPVAVSGLLSVAQVDAGTAYGLALLTNGTVRAWGDNARGALGDGTEADHATPGVVAGLDGVRQIAAGAVHALALLADGTVAAWGDNTSGQLGLGVTGGSRLLPVRVPGLRKVRAVAARDSYSLALLPDGTVLAWGNNSAGVLGNGTVGTDVPTPAPVLGLKNVRTLAAGSGHVLALLRDGTVAAWGANNFGQLGRGTVTADPSPVPAPVADLAGVEAVAAGLLHSLALRKDGTVRSWGGNEDGQLGIGSFGGVRDRPVTVSGLTRARAVAAGFNTSYALSRADDDIVHAWGRNSTGQLGDGSTVRRSLPVTAQTSLDQVDTLAAGDGFTLAAG, from the coding sequence ATGCGCCTGCCGTCTCAGCACCGCAGGGTCATCGGCGTGGTGGCGCTCGGCGCGCTGCTGGCGCTGACGGGCGGCACGCCGACCACGGCGGCGCCCGAGGACCGGGGCGCTCCGGCGCTGCGGCCCGCGATGGCCTGGGGCGACAACGGGTCGGGCCGGCTCGGTGACGGGACCGGGCAGCAACGTGACACCCCGGTCGCCGTGTCGGGGCTGCTCTCGGTGGCGCAGGTCGACGCGGGCACCGCGTACGGCCTCGCGCTGCTGACCAACGGCACCGTGCGCGCGTGGGGCGACAACGCGCGCGGCGCGCTGGGCGACGGCACCGAAGCCGACCACGCGACCCCGGGGGTGGTGGCGGGACTGGACGGCGTACGCCAGATCGCCGCCGGGGCAGTGCACGCGCTCGCGCTACTGGCCGACGGCACGGTCGCGGCGTGGGGCGACAACACCAGCGGGCAGCTCGGGCTGGGTGTGACCGGCGGTTCGCGGCTGCTCCCGGTGCGGGTGCCGGGGCTGCGCAAGGTGCGCGCGGTGGCGGCCCGGGACAGCTACTCGCTGGCGCTGCTGCCCGACGGCACGGTCCTGGCCTGGGGTAACAACAGTGCCGGGGTGCTCGGCAACGGCACCGTCGGCACCGACGTACCCACCCCCGCGCCGGTGCTCGGGCTGAAGAACGTGCGCACGCTCGCCGCAGGCAGCGGGCACGTGCTGGCCCTGCTCCGCGACGGCACCGTCGCGGCCTGGGGCGCGAACAACTTCGGCCAGCTCGGCCGGGGCACCGTCACCGCGGACCCGTCGCCGGTCCCGGCGCCCGTGGCCGATCTCGCCGGGGTCGAGGCCGTCGCCGCGGGTCTGCTGCACAGCCTGGCGCTGCGCAAGGACGGCACCGTACGGTCCTGGGGCGGCAACGAGGACGGCCAGCTCGGCATCGGCTCCTTCGGCGGGGTCCGGGACCGGCCCGTCACGGTGTCCGGCCTGACCCGGGCCCGCGCGGTCGCGGCCGGGTTCAACACCAGCTACGCCCTGTCGCGCGCCGACGACGACATCGTGCACGCCTGGGGCAGGAACAGCACGGGTCAGCTCGGCGACGGCAGCACCGTGCGCCGCAGCCTCCCGGTGACCGCGCAGACCAGCCTCGACCAGGTCGACACCCTCGCCGCGGGCGACGGATTCACGCTGGCCGCGGGCTGA
- a CDS encoding alpha/beta fold hydrolase, with the protein MTRGEITANGIRLSFLEDGTAGAPVVVFLHGLPNEAGTWAHTMAGLAATHHVYALDQRGQGRSEHPGEYSFELMRDDVLGFAPALGLRDVTLVGHSAGATVACLVAQERPDWLARLVLEDSPPPWPGGTRFAIPDRPDGALDYDWNVFASLMAQVNDPDPKWWARLDRIAVPTLLIHGGTASPVPADRAAEAVARIPDARSVTVEAGHQVHRERPAEFLAALRTFLDPPTP; encoded by the coding sequence GTGACGCGGGGAGAGATCACGGCGAACGGGATACGGCTGTCCTTTCTGGAGGACGGGACGGCGGGCGCGCCGGTGGTGGTGTTCCTGCACGGGCTGCCGAACGAGGCGGGGACCTGGGCGCACACCATGGCGGGGCTGGCCGCGACGCACCACGTCTACGCGCTGGACCAGCGCGGGCAGGGTCGTAGCGAGCACCCCGGGGAGTACTCCTTCGAGCTGATGCGCGACGACGTGCTCGGCTTCGCGCCGGCCCTGGGTCTACGCGACGTCACGCTCGTCGGGCACTCCGCCGGGGCCACCGTGGCGTGCCTGGTCGCCCAGGAACGGCCGGACTGGCTGGCGCGGCTGGTGCTGGAGGACTCCCCACCGCCGTGGCCCGGCGGCACGCGCTTCGCGATCCCGGACCGGCCCGACGGCGCGCTCGACTACGACTGGAACGTCTTCGCGAGCCTGATGGCGCAGGTCAACGACCCCGATCCGAAGTGGTGGGCGCGCCTGGACCGGATCGCCGTGCCGACCCTGCTGATCCACGGCGGCACGGCCAGCCCGGTCCCGGCGGACAGGGCAGCCGAGGCCGTCGCCCGCATCCCCGACGCTCGCTCGGTCACCGTCGAGGCCGGGCACCAGGTGCACCGCGAGCGCCCGGCGGAGTTCCTCGCCGCGTTGCGGACGTTCCTGGACCCGCCGACGCCCTGA
- a CDS encoding orotate phosphoribosyltransferase, which yields MNLAELALKVDTACRLRGEFLLRSGRTATEYFDKYRFEADPVLLDELAGRMAALVPAGTEVLAGLEMGGIAVVTALGRHTGLPCAFVRKTAKAYGTARLAEGAELAGRRVLVVEDVVTSGGQIAISTRQLRELGATVDGALCVIDREEGGAAALAADGITLGALLTRSDLDRARATAEQ from the coding sequence GTGAACCTTGCCGAGCTGGCCCTCAAGGTCGACACCGCCTGCCGCCTGCGCGGCGAATTCCTGCTCCGCTCCGGACGCACCGCGACCGAGTACTTCGACAAGTACCGCTTCGAGGCCGACCCGGTGCTGCTCGACGAGCTGGCCGGACGGATGGCCGCGCTCGTTCCGGCGGGCACCGAGGTGCTGGCCGGGCTGGAGATGGGCGGCATCGCGGTGGTCACCGCGCTGGGCCGGCACACCGGACTGCCGTGCGCTTTCGTGCGCAAGACCGCCAAGGCGTACGGCACCGCACGGCTCGCCGAGGGCGCGGAACTCGCCGGTCGGCGGGTGCTGGTCGTCGAGGACGTGGTGACCTCGGGTGGCCAGATCGCGATCTCCACGCGGCAGCTGCGCGAGCTGGGCGCGACCGTCGACGGCGCGCTGTGCGTCATCGATCGCGAGGAGGGCGGCGCAGCGGCGCTGGCCGCCGACGGCATCACCCTGGGAGCCCTACTGACCCGCTCCGACCTCGACCGCGCACGGGCCACCGCCGAGCAATAG
- a CDS encoding GNAT family N-acetyltransferase, whose amino-acid sequence MIIREATGQDWPQIYPFFAEIVAAGETYAFPEGMDPEQARPWWMEQAPGRTVVAVDGDTVLGSAKMGPNRPGRGAHIATASFMVDPAQRGRGVGRALGGHVLDWARAQGYHGMQFNAVVETNTAAVRLWQAIGFEILATVPEAFEHPKHGRVGLHVMYQRL is encoded by the coding sequence GTGATCATTCGAGAGGCGACCGGTCAGGACTGGCCGCAGATCTATCCGTTCTTCGCCGAGATCGTCGCGGCGGGGGAGACCTACGCCTTCCCCGAGGGCATGGACCCCGAGCAGGCCCGGCCGTGGTGGATGGAGCAGGCCCCGGGGCGGACCGTGGTGGCCGTGGACGGGGACACCGTGCTCGGATCGGCCAAGATGGGCCCGAACCGGCCGGGACGGGGCGCGCACATCGCCACCGCCAGTTTCATGGTCGACCCGGCGCAGCGCGGCCGCGGCGTGGGCCGGGCGCTCGGCGGGCACGTGCTGGACTGGGCGCGGGCGCAGGGGTACCACGGGATGCAGTTCAACGCGGTGGTGGAGACCAACACCGCGGCCGTACGCCTGTGGCAGGCGATCGGGTTCGAGATCCTCGCCACGGTCCCGGAGGCGTTCGAGCACCCGAAGCACGGCCGGGTCGGCCTGCACGTGATGTACCAGCGGCTGTAG
- a CDS encoding MBL fold metallo-hydrolase — MSSTASPVVEPTPSLTRLAPDVHAYLQPDGGWCVSNAGVLLGPDAVTLVDATATERRARLLAEHIAALTWAPVRTLVVTHRHGDHHYGARTVAPDAVVVAHEKARADIIGDGLNLPGIWPDVAWGEVAPAVPTLTYTDRLTLYAGATRVELWHPGPAHTTGDTVVWIPEHRVLFTGDITFSEVTPLCLMGSIEGSLEVLARLAALDPAVVVSGHGPLAGPEVFEANAAYLRLVQELAADGIAAGLTPLETARKADLGPFQAWLDAERLVANLHRAYAEAQGVERGAELDNYAILADVAAFNGGRIPTCFA, encoded by the coding sequence ATGAGCAGCACGGCCTCGCCCGTCGTGGAACCCACGCCGTCACTGACCCGCCTCGCCCCTGACGTGCACGCGTACCTGCAGCCCGACGGCGGCTGGTGCGTCAGCAACGCGGGTGTGCTGCTCGGGCCGGACGCGGTGACCCTGGTCGACGCGACCGCCACCGAGCGCCGCGCCCGCCTGCTCGCCGAACACATCGCCGCACTGACCTGGGCGCCGGTGCGCACCCTGGTGGTCACCCACCGGCACGGCGACCACCACTACGGCGCGCGCACGGTCGCGCCGGACGCGGTCGTCGTCGCGCACGAGAAGGCCCGCGCCGACATCATCGGCGACGGGCTGAACCTGCCCGGCATCTGGCCCGACGTGGCCTGGGGCGAGGTCGCCCCGGCCGTGCCCACGCTCACCTACACCGACCGGCTCACCCTGTACGCCGGAGCCACCCGGGTGGAGCTGTGGCACCCCGGTCCGGCGCACACCACCGGCGACACCGTGGTGTGGATCCCGGAGCACCGGGTGCTGTTCACCGGAGACATCACGTTCTCCGAGGTCACGCCGCTGTGCCTGATGGGCTCGATCGAGGGTTCGCTGGAGGTCCTGGCACGGCTCGCCGCCCTCGACCCGGCGGTCGTGGTCAGCGGGCACGGCCCGCTCGCCGGCCCGGAGGTGTTCGAGGCCAACGCCGCCTACCTACGCCTGGTGCAGGAGCTGGCCGCCGACGGCATCGCCGCCGGGCTCACCCCGCTGGAGACCGCCCGCAAGGCCGACCTGGGCCCGTTCCAGGCCTGGCTGGACGCCGAACGCCTGGTCGCCAACCTGCACCGGGCCTACGCCGAGGCGCAGGGCGTCGAGCGCGGCGCGGAACTCGACAACTACGCGATCCTGGCCGACGTGGCCGCGTTCAACGGCGGCCGCATCCCCACCTGCTTCGCCTGA
- a CDS encoding MFS transporter has protein sequence MAGWFPPRGELRSAAYATFANTVGGGLWSAGGALYLTRVADLPATVVGAGLSAAALVGLAASVPAGRLADRRDPRSLRAALQVVQAGAALAFLLVDSTASFLAVAVVDALLVTGNLTVRAALVGALGRTAGRVHVFATLRTAANAGTGIGAGLAALALAVDSPAAYRMLVVADAATYLISAALLLRLPRYPAADPEERARTWEVWRDGRFLAVTATTSAMYVRRVVLTLVLPLWIATRADVPAVVVSALLVTYTVLTVVLSTRLGRRAEEPEPAARMVRRGSLVLAVAMLGFAAATTLSTAATVTLLLASTVVYSVGELWHVNGATGLSYALAPEHAIGQYQGVTVLLNGLALAAGPVLLTVVIVDSGSPAGWLAPVALLTVCGLAVPPLARWARAAPARPAPAVAEPAAG, from the coding sequence GTGGCCGGCTGGTTCCCGCCCCGGGGTGAGTTGCGCAGCGCGGCGTACGCCACGTTCGCCAACACCGTGGGCGGCGGGCTGTGGTCGGCGGGCGGGGCGCTGTACCTGACCCGGGTCGCGGATCTGCCCGCCACCGTGGTCGGCGCGGGACTGTCCGCGGCCGCGCTGGTCGGCCTGGCCGCGAGTGTGCCCGCCGGCCGGCTCGCGGACCGCCGCGATCCGCGCTCGCTGCGCGCCGCGCTGCAGGTGGTCCAGGCGGGCGCGGCCCTGGCGTTCCTGCTCGTCGACTCGACGGCGAGCTTCCTGGCGGTCGCCGTCGTCGACGCACTGCTGGTCACCGGCAACCTGACGGTGCGGGCCGCGCTCGTCGGCGCGCTCGGCCGCACCGCCGGGCGCGTGCACGTCTTCGCGACGCTGCGCACCGCCGCGAACGCGGGCACCGGTATCGGCGCAGGTCTGGCCGCACTGGCCCTGGCCGTCGACAGCCCGGCGGCGTACCGCATGCTCGTCGTCGCCGACGCGGCCACCTATCTGATCTCGGCGGCGCTGCTGCTGCGCCTGCCCCGTTACCCCGCCGCCGATCCCGAGGAGCGGGCGCGCACGTGGGAGGTGTGGCGGGACGGCCGTTTCCTCGCGGTCACCGCGACCACCTCGGCGATGTACGTCCGCCGGGTGGTGTTGACGCTGGTGCTGCCGCTGTGGATCGCCACGCGCGCCGACGTGCCCGCGGTCGTCGTCTCGGCCCTGCTGGTGACGTACACGGTGCTGACCGTGGTGCTGTCGACCCGTCTCGGCAGGCGCGCGGAGGAGCCCGAGCCCGCCGCGCGTATGGTCCGCCGCGGCTCGCTCGTGCTGGCCGTCGCGATGCTCGGGTTCGCCGCCGCGACCACGCTGTCCACGGCGGCCACGGTCACCCTGCTGCTGGCCTCCACCGTGGTCTACTCGGTGGGCGAGCTGTGGCACGTCAACGGCGCGACCGGGCTGTCCTACGCGCTCGCGCCCGAGCACGCCATCGGGCAGTACCAGGGCGTCACGGTGCTGCTCAACGGGCTCGCCCTCGCCGCCGGTCCGGTGCTGCTCACCGTCGTGATCGTCGACTCCGGATCGCCGGCCGGCTGGCTGGCGCCGGTCGCCCTGCTGACCGTGTGCGGGCTCGCCGTGCCGCCGCTCGCCCGCTGGGCCCGGGCCGCCCCTGCGCGACCGGCCCCGGCGGTGGCGGAACCGGCCGCCGGTTGA